Proteins from a genomic interval of Antedon mediterranea chromosome 5, ecAntMedi1.1, whole genome shotgun sequence:
- the LOC140048590 gene encoding post-GPI attachment to proteins factor 2-like, which translates to MLRVKQQSNGIVILSIKTVIVATSATMLVSFFLSIWLAMVYNYESAIGTHCKVANYLPSVSAAISIEPSCYVWRIAIALCSPTRLALAFMHFMYFYNYSRANARYKFLCILCIFFEVLENLSLIGLTYISSRELKEVHEMLFLVFQASSMLFMLCICVMYKKYIKYSDSENIISEKRTLYSKMSVFALDILSCLIAVYFFLRHNRYCEAGVYTMFALCEYVVVVSNIIFHSLVTYHFADRDVRVGCTKDILTHYD; encoded by the exons ATGTTGAGGGTGAAACAGCAAAGTAACGGTATTGTTATATTGTCGATAAAAACTGTAATAGTCGCAACTTCAGCAACTATGCTCGTCAGCTTCTTTCTTTCTATTTGGTTAGCGATGGTGTACAACTACGAAAGTGCAATAGGAACACATTGTAAG GTCGCAAACTACCTTCCATCAGTGAGTGCAGCTATATCTATCGAACCATCGTGTTACGTGTGGAGGATAGCGATTGCACTCTGCAGCCCTACACGTCTTGCTTTAGCCTTCATGCACTTTATGTATTTCTACAACTACTCCAGAGCCAATGCAAGATACAAGTTTCTATGcattttgtgtatattttttgaAGTTTTGGAAAACTTATCGTTGATTGGGTTAACTTATATATCATCTAGAGAATTGAAAG aggTGCATGAAATGCTCTTTTTAGTGTTCCAAGCATCGTCTATGCTATTTATGCTCTGTATATGCGTCATGTATAAGAAATATATCAAATATTCCGACTCTGAGAATATCATCAgt GAAAAGAGGACATTATACTCTAAAATGAGTGTATTTGCTCTTGATATATTAAGCTGCCTGATAGCTGTTTACTTCTTTTTACGACACAACCGATATTGTGAGGCTGGAG tGTATACAATGTTTGCTCTCTGTGAATACGTCGTAGTGGTCTCCAATATAATCTTTCATTCGCTCGTAACGTACCATTTCGCTGATAGAGACGTTCGAGTTGGATGCACTAAGGACATTTTAACCCATTATGATTAA
- the LOC140048591 gene encoding ubiquitin carboxyl-terminal hydrolase isozyme L3-like isoform X3, with protein sequence MSQPPQKSRWLPLESNPDFAQKLGMPKEWQYVDIYSLDLLDIVPKPVAAVLILFPISKKYEDFCKEEQTKIKQDGQEVSPNLMFIKQTIGNACGTIALLHSIANNTEKMQLSGFLSNFIEKTKSMTPEERASFLESDEGLCAAHEESAQEGQTEPPPREEHTELHFLTLVSKDGYIYEMDGRKQHPVNHGPTTDEGFLQDAAAVCQQFMNRDKAELRFTLIALSKNPDL encoded by the exons ATGTCTCAACCACCACAAAAATCACGCTGGCTACCACTAGAATCAAACCCAGAT TTTGCTCAGAAACTGGGTATGCCAAAAGAGTGGCAGTACGTTGACATCTACAGCTTGGACTTACTCGACATTGTACCCAAACCAGTAGCTGCTGTTCTTATTCTCTTTCCAATTAGTAAGAAg TATGAAGATTTCTGTAAAGAAGAACAGACCAAAATTAAGCAGGATGGCCAGGAAGTTAGCCCAAACTTGATGTTTATTAAGCAGACTATCGGCAATGCTTGTGGAACCATTGCGTTACTTCACTCGATCGCCAATAACACTGAAAAGATGCAGCTAA GTGGATTTTTAAgcaattttattgaaaaaacaaaGTCAATGACTCCAGAAGAAAGAGCAAGTTTTCTGGAGAGTGATGAGGGCCTTTGTGCCGCCCATGAAGAAAGTGCTCAAGAAGGACAAACTGAG CCCCCACCTCGTGAAGAACATACTGAACTACACTTTCTAACCCTGGTCTCCAAAGACGGGTACATTTACGAGATGGATGGCCGTAAACAGCACCCAGTTAATCATGGTCCGACCACCGACGAAGGTTTCCTGCAG GATGCTGCCGCTGTGTGCCAACAATTTATGAATCGTGATAAAGCTGAACTACGGTTTACTCTGATAGCCTTGTCAAAGAACCCGGATTTGTAA
- the LOC140049369 gene encoding NF-X1-type zinc finger protein NFXL1-like, translated as MTDPSTYSFLGRGKAGRGRGRSRDTNVTANNISTAFGDHPHKDKRNGTPLAVGGLNRHVNTEKTREAVQNVQKHCDSSEDDDEDNYDVIQEATYKNYNKQLGLGATQKQQFHGNQNDKSVCLICIESVKREEQIWYCKTCYCILHLQCIQKWAREGSVQKNFLSEENFPEAEKLWHCPNCRYEYKDSECPSRYVCHCGKEVDPRPDPWLTPHTCGQTCSKPLLPLCDHQCLLLCHPGACPPCPKTVRTSCFCGREPPTQKRCSARQWSCGKKCATKLQCGHTCDTLCHAGECPPCPRQSRCSCQCGRSVALKSCDALEWQCTRVCGKLLSCGNHTCEEVCHKGDCESCPRADNRSCPCGKTKYQLPCTEDVPTCGDTCNQLLECGLHTCTSRCHKGPCEDCRQMTVKKCRCGHKEKSVPCAKTFLCDVKCSVVRNCGRHQCKRKCCDNHCPPCEQPCGRNLTCRNHKCLAKCHKGLCYPCREISKISCNCNQTVLKVRCGMDRATKPPRCKQPCSTPPNCHHVKRERHHCHFGRCPPCRQLCNNQLTCGHSCPAACHDDVTVKHVEQRPRPAGPWEKQPEVQFKQVAFPCPPCMYPVPIQCFGLHETQQLPCSRSGRFSCKRTCNRFLPCGNHYCQLECHIVTGAINEDTAGSECMPCEEKCSKPRPQDCPHKCRMPCHSTPCPTCEKSNKMRCHCRNMLVYVNCSEWTNASKVERDEKQSCKGPCPEMMSCGHLCSKQCHSGDCALPTECTGKKPLKCPCKRRKKNFPCPLVESKEARLECDDHCREVLEKQKKLREEEELKKEMEKQRQQMRDEEEYNRVMNKGKKHRRRKMEELEMTPWWKNKYLPIGIVLALALLFSLYLMQM; from the exons ATGACTGACCCATCAACCTATTCTTTTCTGGGCCGTGGAAAGGCTGGACGTGGCAGAGGAAGGTCTAGGGATACAAATGTGACCGCAAATAACATAAGTACTGCCTTTGGAGACCATCCCCACAAAG ACAAAAGGAATGGAACACCACTAGCCGTTGGAGGATTGAACCGCCATGTTAATACAGAAAAAACGAGAGAAGCCGTACAGAATGTACAAAAACATTGCGACTCTtctgaagatgatgatgaggataatTATGATGTTATTCAGGAGGCtacatataaaaattacaacaaacaaCTGGGCCTAG GAGCAACTCAGAAACAACAATTTCATGGGAATCAAAACGACAAATCAGTTTGCCtaatttgtattgaaagtgttAAAAGAGAAGAACAG atttggTACTGTAAAACTTGTTACTGTATTCTCCATCTGCAATGCATTCAAAAGTGGGCAAGAGAGGGCTCAGTTCAAAAGAATTTTCTTTCGGAAGAGAACTTTCCAGAAGCAGAGAAGTTATGGCATTG TCCCAATTGTCGATATGAGTACAAAGACTCTGAGTGTCCATCACGTTATGTTTGTCACTGTGGAAAGGAAGTTGACCCCAGGCCTGACCCATGGCTGACCCCTCACACGTGTGGACAGACATGTAGTAAACCACTTCTACCGCTTTGCGATCACCAGTGTCTACTGTTGTGCCATCCAg GTGCTTGCCCTCCGTGTCCAAAGACAGTGCGTACATCTTGTTTCTGTGGCCGTGAACCGCCAACTCAGAAGCGTTGCTCTGCAAGACAATGGTCATGTGGTAAAAAATGTGCCACTAAATTACAATGTGGTCACACATGTGATACTCTTTGCCATGCAG gagaGTGCCCACCGTGTCCACGTCAGAGTCGGTGTTCGTGTCAGTGTGGTCGATCCGTTGCTCTTAAGTCATGCGATGCCTTAGAGTGGCAGTGTACCAGAGTATGTGGAAAATTGCTCTCTTGCGGTAACCACACCTGCGAGGAAGTCTGCCACAAAGGGGACTGTGAAAGCTGCCCAAGAGCTGACAACAGATCATGTCCTTGTGGAAAAACAA AGTATCAATTACCTTGTACAGAAGATGTACCTACATGTGGTGATACATGTAATCAACTTCTTGAATGTGGTCTGCATACATGTACTTCAAGATGTCATAAAGGACCATGTGAAGAT TGTCGCCAAATGACGGTAAAGAAATGTCGCTGTGGCCATAAAGAGAAGTCTGTTCCTTGTGCTAAAACGTTTCTGTGCGATGTCAAATGCTCAGTGGTTCGAAATTGTGGCCGCCATCAGTGTAAACGGAAGTGTTGTGACAACCATTGTCCGCCGTGTGAGCAGCCTTGTGGACGCAACCTCACTTGtagaaatcataaatgtttagCCAAGTGTCACAAAG GCCTATGTTATCCCTGTCGTGAAATATCCAAAATCTCATGTAACTGCAACCAGACAGTTCTGAAAGTTCGCTGTGGTATGGATCGAGCCACAAAACCACCACGCTGTAAACAGCCGTGCAG caCACCTCCAAACTGTCACCATGTCAAACGGGAGCGACATCATTGTCACTTTGGCCGGTGTCCACCTTGTAGACAGCTGTGTAACAATCAACTAACTTGTGGTCACTCTTGTCCAGCTGCatgtcatgatgatgtcacGGTAAAACATGTGGAACAAAGG CCCCGGCCTGCTGGCCCATGGGAGAAGCAACCTGAAGTACAGTTCAAGCAGGTAGCCTTCCCATGTCCACCCTGCATGTATCCTGTACCAATACAATGCTTTGGATTACATGAG ACACAGCAACTACCCTGTTCACGGTCTGGAAGGTTTTCTTGTAAGAGGACATGTAACCGGTTTTTACCATGTGGCAATCATTATTGTCAATTGGAATGTCACATTGTAACTGGTGCAATAAATGAGGATACA GCAGGATCTGAATGTATGCCATGTGAAGAGAAATGTTCGAAGCCACGACCACAAGACTGCCCTCATAAGTGCAGGATGCCGTGTCATTCAACGCCATGTCCAACTTGTGAGAAGAGTAACAAGATGAGATGTCACTGTCGTAACATGTTGGTCTATGTTAATTGTAG TGAGTGGACAAATGCTTCTAAAGTTGAAAGAGATGAGAAGCAGTCCTGCAAAGGGCCATGCCCTGAAATGATGTCTTGTGGCCATCTATGCAGTAAACAATGCCATAGTGGTGACTGTGCTCTCCCAACTGAATGTACCGGAAAGAAGCCTCTTAAATGTCCATGCAAGAGACGAAAAAAG aattttccATGTCCGCTCGTTGAATCCAAAGAAGCAAGATTAGAGTGTGATGACCACTGTAGAGAAGTGCTTGAAAAACAGAAAAAACTGAGAGAAGAGGAGGAATTGAAGAAAGAAATGGAAAAACAACGACAACAAATG CGAGATGAAGAAGAATATAATCGAGTGATGAACAAAGGCAAGAAACATAGACGAAGAAAAATGGAAGAGCTTGAGATGACCCCATGGTGGAAGAACAAATATTTGCCAATTGGCATTGTCTTAGCGTTGGCGTTGCTGTTTAGTCTTTATCTTATGCAGAtgtaa
- the LOC140048591 gene encoding ubiquitin carboxyl-terminal hydrolase isozyme L3-like isoform X1, which translates to MSQPPQKSRWLPLESNPDVMNKFAQKLGMPKEWQYVDIYSLDLLDIVPKPVAAVLILFPISKKYEDFCKEEQTKIKQDGQEVSPNLMFIKQTIGNACGTIALLHSIANNTEKMQLSGFLSNFIEKTKSMTPEERASFLESDEGLCAAHEESAQEGQTEPPPREEHTELHFLTLVSKDGYIYEMDGRKQHPVNHGPTTDEGFLQDAAAVCQQFMNRDKAELRFTLIALSKNPDL; encoded by the exons ATGTCTCAACCACCACAAAAATCACGCTGGCTACCACTAGAATCAAACCCAGAT GTAATGAACAAA TTTGCTCAGAAACTGGGTATGCCAAAAGAGTGGCAGTACGTTGACATCTACAGCTTGGACTTACTCGACATTGTACCCAAACCAGTAGCTGCTGTTCTTATTCTCTTTCCAATTAGTAAGAAg TATGAAGATTTCTGTAAAGAAGAACAGACCAAAATTAAGCAGGATGGCCAGGAAGTTAGCCCAAACTTGATGTTTATTAAGCAGACTATCGGCAATGCTTGTGGAACCATTGCGTTACTTCACTCGATCGCCAATAACACTGAAAAGATGCAGCTAA GTGGATTTTTAAgcaattttattgaaaaaacaaaGTCAATGACTCCAGAAGAAAGAGCAAGTTTTCTGGAGAGTGATGAGGGCCTTTGTGCCGCCCATGAAGAAAGTGCTCAAGAAGGACAAACTGAG CCCCCACCTCGTGAAGAACATACTGAACTACACTTTCTAACCCTGGTCTCCAAAGACGGGTACATTTACGAGATGGATGGCCGTAAACAGCACCCAGTTAATCATGGTCCGACCACCGACGAAGGTTTCCTGCAG GATGCTGCCGCTGTGTGCCAACAATTTATGAATCGTGATAAAGCTGAACTACGGTTTACTCTGATAGCCTTGTCAAAGAACCCGGATTTGTAA
- the LOC140048591 gene encoding ubiquitin carboxyl-terminal hydrolase isozyme L3-like isoform X2 — MSQPPQKSRWLPLESNPDVMNKFAQKLGMPKEWQYVDIYSLDLLDIVPKPVAAVLILFPISKKYEDFCKEEQTKIKQDGQEVSPNLMFIKQTIGNACGTIALLHSIANNTEKMQLSGFLSNFIEKTKSMTPEERASFLESDEGLCAAHEESAQEGQTEARDEEVNLHFISLVHMDGHLYEMDGRKPNPINHGKSSKETLLEDAAAVCQQFMNRDKAELRFTLIALSKNPDL, encoded by the exons ATGTCTCAACCACCACAAAAATCACGCTGGCTACCACTAGAATCAAACCCAGAT GTAATGAACAAA TTTGCTCAGAAACTGGGTATGCCAAAAGAGTGGCAGTACGTTGACATCTACAGCTTGGACTTACTCGACATTGTACCCAAACCAGTAGCTGCTGTTCTTATTCTCTTTCCAATTAGTAAGAAg TATGAAGATTTCTGTAAAGAAGAACAGACCAAAATTAAGCAGGATGGCCAGGAAGTTAGCCCAAACTTGATGTTTATTAAGCAGACTATCGGCAATGCTTGTGGAACCATTGCGTTACTTCACTCGATCGCCAATAACACTGAAAAGATGCAGCTAA GTGGATTTTTAAgcaattttattgaaaaaacaaaGTCAATGACTCCAGAAGAAAGAGCAAGTTTTCTGGAGAGTGATGAGGGCCTTTGTGCCGCCCATGAAGAAAGTGCTCAAGAAGGACAAACTGAG GCACGGGACGAAGaagttaatttacattttatatcatTGGTCCATATGGACGGTCATCTGTATGAAATGGACGGTAGGAAACCTAATCCCATTAATCATGGAAAATCAAGCAAAGAAACGCTACTTGAG GATGCTGCCGCTGTGTGCCAACAATTTATGAATCGTGATAAAGCTGAACTACGGTTTACTCTGATAGCCTTGTCAAAGAACCCGGATTTGTAA